One genomic segment of Hydra vulgaris chromosome 14, alternate assembly HydraT2T_AEP includes these proteins:
- the LOC105849199 gene encoding rhodopsin, GQ-coupled-like, which translates to MNESNGTCYEPNTTKDSHQVEFLFLVINTLLCVLGLGTNLFIGAAFYKNRAALKTPSNRLVFSLLISDTLSGINVMAQITISLKFKHIIVVRIFDDIITAFLAYNVVLHLCGITLDRFIAVYFALKYKKIVTLTFITRYIKVAWLLSFFASGIQLVWVYADLRYEKGYNGRSDEELIKITNIEKWYSFVILLIFLLLPMIFLGLALSAMFYEIRKILLKTKLLIIEKPCCVKKKQLRVIYMFTCMYVCFFIFAMPYFTIRMVEDFQIWCASQVILQIVYTLKSTPHFVNSILYSFFNKKMKNNLKYLIKACLRKAICSKKDLRKTNSLIY; encoded by the coding sequence ATGAATGAGTCGAATGGAACTTGCTACGAACCTAATACGACTAAAGATTCTCATCAagttgaatttttgtttttagttataaatacaCTACTGTGTGTGTTGGGACTTggaacaaatttatttataggaGCTGCGTTTTACAAAAATCGTGCGGCCTTAAAAACTCCTTCCAATCGACTAGTGTTTAGTCTATTGATTAGCGATACTTTATCTGGTATAAATGTTATGGCGCAGATcacaatatctttaaaatttaaacatattattgTTGTAAGAATATTTGATGACATCATAACAGCTTTTTTAGCTTACAATGTTGTTTTGCATTTATGTGGCATTACTTTAGATAGGTTTATTGCTGTGTATTTTgcattgaaatataaaaaaattgtaacattaACATTTATTACAAGGTACATAAAAGTAGCTTGGTTGTTATCATTTTTTGCTTCAGGAATACAACTCGTATGGGTTTATGCAGATTTGAGATATGAAAAAGGTTATAATGGAAGAAGTGATGAAGAACTTatcaaaataactaatatagaGAAATGGTACAGCTTCgtaattcttttgatttttttactacTACCTATGATATTTTTAGGGTTAGCATTAAGTGCTATGTTTTATGAAATACGAAAAATACTCTTGAAAACAAAACTTCTGATAATTGAGAAACCTTgctgtgtaaaaaaaaaacagctaagAGTTATCTACATGTTTACTTGCatgtatgtttgtttttttatttttgcaatgcCATATTTCACAATAAGAATGGTGGAAGATTTCCAAATATGGTGTGCAAGTCAAGTTATATTGCAAATTGTTTACACATTGAAAAGTACACCTCACTTTGTAAACTCTATTTTGTATTCGTTTTTTAACAAGAAgatgaaaaacaatttaaaatatttgattaaagCTTGTTTAAGAAAAgcaatttgttcaaaaaaagatttacgaAAAACTAATTCTCTTATTTATTGA